A stretch of Gambusia affinis linkage group LG10, SWU_Gaff_1.0, whole genome shotgun sequence DNA encodes these proteins:
- the adgrl4 gene encoding adhesion G protein-coupled receptor L4 — protein sequence MESLLKSPMKLLLFAAWLWSLMDTGSLSGICESCHSKATCKPQNGSSNVCLCNYGYTGDGITTCKDDNECQNVTNICGDRAQCTNTEGSYYCTCVDGYKSTGDVQFQPNDGTGCTDVDECESKLVCGPNSRCHNTNGSFYCSCNRDYISTSGDKHFHPEKGARCKEHPEKDCHDNFGCMTQAVNKTLENMSNLTEPQSLLREIANRTSGELTSVEVIAYVEALSRSASTLAAVEKDYTVKPSAINSTLSKLVKAVNNLVEKDELVAWNRMKEERREHTITKLLHVVEESALSLGSYHKTPTEIQIKASELELKLFTLDASQTKATLSVSMGGDRITLNQKTKPEKISGSVSVVFVRYDSISDILKPSSDPGVTDYSRYAGTGEITVNSQVMAAAVKPADVYQLDHVTFTLRHNEPINTKVDVTKCAFWEYEVDSLQGHWSTEGCKTLHVSSNATDCSCNHLTHFAILMSSGRANLAAHNTILTRITQLGMIISLICLSLCIFTFWFFSEIQSTRTTIHKNLCCSLFMAEFIFLVGINMNSHKLFCSVIAGMLHYFFLAAFAWMCIEGIHLYLIVVGVIYNKGFLHRNFYIFGYGSPAVVVGISATLGSKYYGTDRVCWLSTENHFVWSFIGPACLIILVNLLAFGVIIYKVYRHTAVKKPEISHYENIRSCARGAMALLFVLGATWTFGVLHILHETTLTAYLFTITNAFQGMFIFIFLCVLSRKIQEEYYRLFKNVPCCFECLR from the exons ATGACAATGAATGTCAGAATGTGACTAACATCTGCGGGGACAGGGCCCAGTGCACAAACACAGAGGGTAGCTACTACTGTACATGTGTCGATGGATACAAATCGACTGGAGACGTCCAGTTCCAGCCCAATGATGGCACTGGATGCACAG ATGTTGATGAATGTGAGTCAAAACTGGTCTGTGGCCCAAACTCACGATGCCATAACACAAATGGATCTTTCTATTGCTCCTGTAACCGTGATTACATCTCAACTTCAGGCGATAAACACTTTCATCCAGAAAAAGGTGCAAGATGTAAAG aacaTCCTGAAAAAGATTGCCATGACAATTTTGGATGCATGACACAGGCTGTTAACAAAACACTCGAAAAT ATGAGCAACCTCACGGAGCCACAAAGCCTGCTGAGAGAAATTGCCAACAGGACGTCTGGTGAACTTACCTCAGTGGAAGTGATCGCATATGTTGAGGCCTTGAGTCGATCCGCATCAACACTGGCTGCTGTGGAGAAGGATTACACTGTCAAGCCATCTGCCATCAACTCCACTCTTTCA AAATTAGTGAAAGCAGTGAACAATCTGGTGGAGAAGGATGAACTAGTGGCTTGGAACAGAATGAAAGAGGAGCGGCGTGAACACACCATCACCAAGCTGCTACATGTTGTTGAAGAAAGTGCTCTGTCATTGGGCTCCTACCACAAAACTCCAACTGAGATCCAAATCAAAGCATCTGAATTGG AACTGAAACTCTTCACCCTTGATGCTTCTCAGACAAAGGCTACACTTTCTGTTTCAATGGGAGGAGATCGCATAACTCTAAACCAAAAGACGAAACCAGAGAAAATAAGCG GAAGTGTGTCAGTGGTGTTTGTGCGATATGACAGCATCAGTGACATCCTGAAGCCGAGCAGCGACCCAGGTGTCACTGACTACTCGCGCTATGCAGGAACTGGGGAAATCACTGTCAACTCCCAAGTCATGGCAGCAGCAGTCAAACCTGCTGACGTTTACCAACTTGACCATGTCACCTTCACTCTAAGGCACAATGAG CCCATCAACACTAAAGTTGATGTGACGAAGTGCGCCTTCTGGGAGTATGAAGTGGACAGCCTGCAGGGTCACTGGTCCACTGAAGGCTGCAAGACTCTCCACGTTAGCAGCAACGCAACCGACTGCTCCTGCAATCATCTCACACACTTTGCGATCCTCATGTCATCTGGAAGAGCTAAT CTGGCAGCCCACAATACCATCCTGACCCGGATCACCCAGCTGGGGATGATCATCTCCCTCATCTGTTTGTCCCTGTGCATCTTCACCTTCTGGTTCTTCAGCGAGATCCAGAGCACCAGAACCACCATACACAAGAACCTGTGCTGCAGTCTGTTTATGGCTGAGTTCATCTTCCTTGTGGGGATCAACATGAACTCACACAAG CTGTTCTGTTCTGTGATTGCAGGGATGCTGCATTATTTCTTTCTTGCAGCCTTTGCCTGGATGTGCATTGAGGGCATTCATCTGTATTTAATAGTCGTCGGTGTCATCTACAACAAAGGCTTTCTGCATCGGAACTTTTACATCTTCGGCTATGGGAGCCCCGCGGTTGTGGTGGGAATTTCAGCGACACTCGGCTCAAAGTATTATGGGACAGACAGAGT GTGTTGGCTGAGTACAGAAAATCACTTTGTGTGGAGCTTCATTGGTCCTGCATGTTTAAttattctg GTTAATCTTTTGGCCTTTGGAGTAATCATCTACAAGGTGTACCGGCACACTGCTGTGAAAAAGCCTGAAATCAGCCACTATGAAAACATCAG GTCCTGTGCCCGTGGTGCTATGGCTCTGCTGTTTGTGCTTGGCGCCACCTGGACCTTTGGAGTGCTGCATATTCTCCATGAAACCACACTGACAGCCTATCTGTTTACCATAACCAACGCTTTCCAAGGAATGTTTATCTTCATCTTCCTTTGTGTACTGTCTAGAAAG attcAGGAGGAATACTAcagacttttcaaaaatgtaccCTGCTGTTTTGAATGCCTAAGATGA
- the vtg3 gene encoding vitellogenin 3, phosvitinless yields MRGLLLCCLVALATSQILRYDNALNPKNSYEYKYEGKVNFGLGKPNLAESGVRITCKVSIIGIDKQSFLLQVSELEFAEYNGFEGKDDYVSSPKVTKRITSELAQPFLFEYDNGHIGDISGHSKVSTTVVNIIRGILSFFQVTVKNTQTIYELRETGIHGNCHNDYAIEEKEGTKDWIVTQVVDVTNCWERAAMYSGMATAEWDRLAKERGENVISSMKYNYTIKPTGDGGLITRAQGFERQHFSAFNVKGGSFKMEATKDLVLLSMNRTARGRTYGPLEKKGKIIYSFEDVDINIPTMMQKLDNPGPKATELIKRLSEANSGTINSATTEDSIKLYHLLRVTPYEELENMWKQLAVNPKYRRWFLDSIVEIADIKVLNFMEARFKANDWTHFEALQTILIAFHHLQPTPENVGMAKIFLKLPFSKSNTFLWHTVVLSYGSLVNKYCVHYYICSVDVIQPLVEMATEALRNGNKEEMIIALKAMGNAGHPKSMKTIMRFLPGVSATPVDLPLRVQSAAIQAMRLVANRDPHNVREAALAVFLHKHVASEVRMHAFKILFATKPSMALVSTVTAHLQDEKDLQVASFAYTYLHGLARSRTPNNQYRSIASSLAVKILAPRFGRLCYYYSKTKHADWFDDRWLTGMTSEFFMLRNASNAIPSEIVSSGKLHIIGRIIELLELGVRADGIKDLIGAGIPGFKGDFSMSDLMAIFSVLQRWESLDNDKPVLSVYSRITGQEWFFADMSKETLRNIITTFSPAAWKSSPLKAMIDSLQKGISWDYTRTFLILEARYFQATTVGLPVEISKYYNAITAVNFNAKVAINPPPTESIGQLLNSEITMETDGYAGCTKDFWVFYGTNTKLFQSGSELKIKRPLAVPWKLSAKINVPERKFELDFPPSKKEIELLSIRSDVYAVSRNIEEPDSAKMTPIMAPSADSSDDVIEPYIWHPSSKMCYEHNIYGVGFCMEYELKRQYYNEEYPLYYFLGYGNMAFKIIPARTKKAVEKIHFELAVHPRKDPASALRSLSKEATQQNNPSSDSSESDRDFNHRHHIILPENSTTEAIFNFKAFAICENQKPEGYNAVMYHSPEASIRNAKLIVSQVGASTNWRMCVESSLDAKAKAHITWGDERQTYDMSMEATTAYINGSKPELKAKVQWSRISEYMTELGKRIERYIPGVAFLHGFSEKNERNPEREVSATVLAAWTDSVDVEIKLPEYTVYKKAIPFLWNSQWFYENMTCSAEY; encoded by the exons ATGCGGGGTCTACTTCTCTGCTGCCTCGTGGCTTTGGCTA CAAGCCAAATCCTACGATATG ATAACGCCCTGAACCCAAAGAATTCATATGAGTACAAATATGAAGGAAAGGTAAACTTTGGACTTGGGAAGCCAAATCTGGCAGAGTCTGGGGTGCGAATTACCTGCAAGGTCTCAATCATCGGTATAGACAAACAATCATTCCTTCTTCAG GTCTCCGAACTGGAATTTGCTGAGTATAATGGCTTTGAAGGCAAAGATGACTATGTATCTTCCCCAAAAGTTACCAAACGAATTACTTCTGAGCTTGCCCAACCATTCTTGTTTGAGTATGACAACGGACACATTGGTGACATCTCTGGACATTCTAAGGTTTCCACGACTGTTGTCAACATTATTAGAGGTATACTTAGTTTTTTCCAGGTGACTGTAAAGAATACACAGACCATCTATGAGCTGAGAGAG ACTGGAATCCATGGCAATTGTCACAATGACTATGCTATTGAAGAAAAAGAGGGGACAAAGGATTGGATCGTCACTCAAGTTGTAGATGTGACAAACTGCTGGGAAAGGGCAGCAATGTACAGCGGAATGGCAACTGCTGAGTGGGACAGACTTGCCAAAGAG AGAGGAGAAAATGTCATTTCATCCATGAAGTATAATTACACCATCAAGCCAACAGGAGATGGAGGTCTCATAACCAGAGCTCAGGGATTTGAGCGACAACACTTCAGTGCTTTCAATGTGAAGGGTGGAAGTTTTAAGATGGAAGCAAC GAAGGACTTGGTGCTGCTTAGCATGAACAGAACAGCCAGAGGAAGAACATATGGACCACTGGAAAAGAAAGGCAAGATTATCTACTCGTTTGAGGATGTGGACATTAATATTCCAACTATGATGCAGAAACTAGATAACCCAGGACCAAAG GCTACAGAATTGATCAAGCGCTTGAGTGAGGCAAATAGTGGCACTATTAATAGTGCCACTACTGAGGACTCCATAAAGCTGTACCATCTCCTGCGAGTGACACCCTATGAAGAACTGGAAAACATGTGGAAGCAATTAGCTGTAAATCCCAAGTATAG GCGTTGGTTTTTGGACTCAATCGTTGAAATTGCCGATATCAAAGTTCTGAATTTCATGGAGGCgagatttaaagcaaatgaTTGGACTCATTTTGAAGCTTTGCAAACCATCTTAATAGCTTTTCATCATCTTCAGCCCACACCTGAGAATGTTGGAATGGCTAAA attttcctCAAGCTGCCATTCAGTAAATCTAACACCTTTCTGTGGCATACTGTGGTACTTTCCTATGGCTCTCTGGTGAACAAGTACTGTGTACATTATTATATATGTTCAGTTGACGTTATTCAG CCCCTGGTGGAAATGGCCACAGAGGCTCTGAGGAATGGcaacaaagaagaaatgatTATCGCTCTGAAAGCTATGGGAAATGCAGGACATCCTAAGAGCATGAAAACCATCATGCGTTTCCTTCCTGGAGTATCTGCCACTCCTGTGGATCTGCCTCTTCGGGTGCAGAGTGCAGCTATCCAGGCGATGAGACTCGTCGCGAACAGAGACCCTCACAAT GTTCGAGAAGCTGCCCTGGCCGTGTTTCTGCATAAGCACGTTGCATCTGAGGTTCGCATGCATGCCTTCAAGATTCTTTTTGCAACTAAACCTTCAATGGCTCTTGTGTCCACCGTGACAGCTCATCTGCAGGACGAAAAAGACCTTCAGGTTGCAAGTTTTGCTTACACTTACTTGCATGGTCTTGCGAGGTCCAGGACTCCAAACAATCAGTATCG TTCGATTGCCTCCAGTTTGGCTGTGAAAATCCTTGCACCCAGATTTGGCCGTCTCTGTTATTActacagcaaaacaaagcatGCAGACTGGTTCGATG ATAGATGGCTAACTGGGATGACATCTGAATTCTTCATGCTAAGAAATGCAAGCAACGCAATTCCCTCAGAGATTGTGTCAAGTGGTAAACTCCACATCATTGGTCGAATTATTGAGTTACTGGAG TTGGGTGTCCGTGCAGATGGAATAAAGGATCTGATTGGAGCTGGCATTCCTGGATTTAAAGGAGACTTTAGTATGAGTGACCTTATGGCTATTTTCAGTGTG cttcaaaGATGGGAGAGTCTGGACAATGATAAACCAGTCCTGTCAGTTTATTCGCGTATTACAGGACAAGAGTGGTTCTTCGCTGACATGAGCAAAGAGACCCTCCGAAATATCATCACT acCTTCAGTCCTGCTGCATGGAAATCAAGTCCTTTGAAGGCTATGATTGACAGTTTACAGAAAGGAATCTCATGGGACTACACACGGACATTTTTGATCTTGGAGGCTCGTTACTTCCAAGCCACAACCGTGGGGCTCCCAGTGGAGATCAGCAAATATTATAATGCAATCACTGCAGTCAACTTTaatg CTAAAGTTGCAATTAATCCCCCACCCACTGAAAGCATTGGACAGCTCCTGAATTCTGAAATTACAATGGAAACGGATGGATACGCTGG ttgCACCAAGGACTTTTGGGTTTTCTATGGGACCAACACAAAGCTCTTCCAGAGTGGCTCAGAGTTGAAGATTAAGAGACCCTTAGCGGTACCATGGAAGTTATCTGCCAAGATAAATGTGCCAGAAAGGAAATTTGAGCTTGATTTCCCCCCTAGCAAAAAGGAAATTGAACTTCTTTCGATTAG atcagatgtgTATGCAGTGTCCAGGAACATTGAAGAGCCAGATTCAGCCAAAATGACTCCAATCATGGCCCCCTCTGCTGACTCCAGTGATGAC GTAATAGAACCCTACATCTGGCATCCTTCTTCCAAAATGTGCTATGAGCACAATATTTATGGAGTGGGTTTCTGCATGGAGTACGAGTTAAAACGACAGTATTACAATGAGGAGTACCCACTGTACTATTTCCTTGGATACGGCAACATGGCATTCAAAATAATTCCAG CTCGGACAAAAAAAGCTGTTGAGAAAATCCACTTTGAGCTTGCCGTTCATCCCAGAAAAGATCCAGCGAGTGCTCTGAGGAGTCTTTCCAAG GAAGCAACCCAGCAAAATAATCCATCTTCAGACTCATCTGAAAGCGACAGAGACTTTAATCACAGACACCACATTATCCTTCCAGAA AACTCGACAACTGAAGCCATCTTCAACTTCAAAGCTTTTGCCATTTGTGAGAACCAGAAACCTGAGGGTTACAATGCAGTTATGTACCATTCACCTGAGGCAAGCATTAGAAATGCCAAACTAATTGTGTCCCAAGTTGGAGCGAGCACCAACTGGAGGATGTGTGTTGAAAGCAGTCTGGATGCTAAGGCAAAG GCACACATCACATGGGGCGATGAACGTCAGACTTATGACATGTCAATGGAAGCCACAACTGCATATATTAATGGTTCCAAGCCAGAGCTCAAGGCCAAAGTACAATGGAGCAGGATTTCAGAGTACATGACTGAGCTTGGCAAAAG AATTGAACGGTACATCCCTGGTGTGGCATTTCTTCATGGCTTCTCCgagaaaaatgagagaaatccAGAGCGGGAAGTGTCTGCAACAGTTCTTGCTGCATGGACAGACAGCGTTGATGTGGAGATTAAACTACCTGAG TATACAGTGTACAAGAAAGCTATACCATTCCTATGGAACAGCCAGtggttttatgaaaacatgacCTGCTCAGCAGAATATTAA